The genome window ATGGTAAAAATAGATATGTGTCGATGATGTCCCAGCCCACCCGTCTGGGGCAACTGTAGATTAAAGCTGCAATTTGGGCTTTCCTGTAAGGGGTCATGCTGCTCCTTGCTGGGGGGGAAGACCAGGACCGTAGCTCTGCAGATCGGCACCTTCTACCAACCGGCGACGCTGCCGCGAGGCGGCGTCGCCGGGTAGTCGTAAGCAGGACACGCCCAGCCTCTCCAGACACCTTGCCTCCCACTTTCTCCTGTACGTTCATCCGTTCCTCTCCAACACCCTCTTGTGATTAAAGAAATCTCTTGATTCTGGCGAAGTACTTTTTGTCGAAACCGCCTGCATCTTAAGGAGGTCCAAAGGACACTTAAGCAGGCTTCTAAATACCGGAGATCTCGCGATGCTCCTACTTTTTCAGGGAAGCGGGCGTGGGCGGTTTCGACTCCTTCTACCAACCGGCGGCGCCAGAAATGGCGCCGCAGGCGTTTTCAGTCCCTTTCACTTCGGTCAGATGACCACCCGACCCTTGAGCCCTTCGAACTTGGCCGGCCCTATCCCGGGGACTTCCAGAAGCTCCTCGACTGTGTTGAATCCACCATGCGCATCCCGGTACTCGATTATCTTCTGGGCTGTCTTGGGTCCGATCCCGTCGAGTTCAGTCAGCTGATCGACCGTCGCCGCGTTGAGGTTGACTGGTTGGCTTGCCCCTGATGCTGAGGTTGAGCCGCCTTCGGCGGTAGCTGTTGCCCCGCTCGCTACACCCGTGCCCCCCTGTATCGCGGCGGCGCCTTGCTCGGGAACAACGAGTTGCTGCCCGTCCGCCATCTTTGCCGCAAGGTTTATCTGGATAAGGTCTGCTGAAGGAGTGGCGCCGCCGGCCTTTTCAAGCGCGTCGGCTACACGGGAATTTGCATCCAGTTCATATAGTCCTGGCCTGGCTACCGCGCCGATGACGTGCACCTTGAGACGCGGCGCAGGGCGGTCTTCCTTGTTGCCCAGGGTAACGGCAGGGGCCGCGATGCCTTCAGGGGTATTCAACTGGCCGCGGAGGTAGTTGGCGCCGACGAGGAGGATGATCAGGCCGACGACAGCCCAGGCAACAAGCTGCTGGCGGGTCAAGCCCGGCATGGGTGAGGATTCCTTATTCGGTTCATTTACGCTTCCGCTCGAATTTCCGTATCAACATGGGTGCGCTACAGCATCCCATCAACCACTCGTGGCGCGCATTCTATATTCGTGAGTCGCAGGTTTCAATGCCTGTGATGAAAAATCAGCGAGGTT of Actinomycetota bacterium contains these proteins:
- a CDS encoding ComEA family DNA-binding protein yields the protein MPGLTRQQLVAWAVVGLIILLVGANYLRGQLNTPEGIAAPAVTLGNKEDRPAPRLKVHVIGAVARPGLYELDANSRVADALEKAGGATPSADLIQINLAAKMADGQQLVVPEQGAAAIQGGTGVASGATATAEGGSTSASGASQPVNLNAATVDQLTELDGIGPKTAQKIIEYRDAHGGFNTVEELLEVPGIGPAKFEGLKGRVVI